The Paenibacillus beijingensis nucleotide sequence CGACAGCGTCTGCGGCTAATGCCGCGGGCGTTTTTTTGATACATAAAACCATGCCTCCTGCCGCATCTTAAAGAATGGAGGTGGTAAGGGATGAGCAAAACGGATGAACTGACTTTGGATCAGCAACAGCTCGAGGAGGCTTGGCGGCAAACGCTGCCGGAAACGATGAATTCCCCGGACCGCTCAGAGGTCAAATCCGATGAATCGGACCCGAAATCGCTGCGGATTACGATTCACAGCGCCGGGCATCAAATGTACTCGTTCGATTTTAAAATTACGTATGTGGACAGCCGCGAGGTTAAGGTGGTACTGATCGATGTGGAAAAGGAAAATCAGACCGTCGATGAACGTAACGATATGATCCAGCAGCTGATTGCAGACTATACCCGACATCTCCATGAATGCGCGCAGGCGCTTCACCGTTTGACGAAAGTATAGCTTAGGTTGAGCGAAGCTGAACCAATTTCACAAGCATATGCGAACGATATCGTTTTGCCCTTGGCAAAACGTTTGGAGGAGAGCGTTATGACGAAAGCTAAAGGAACGGCCGACAAAAATCTGAGCAACGTCGTAAAGGATCTGGAGCGCAGCCCTGTCAACAGCCATCACGCACAGCAGCTGCAGCAGGACACCAATGATGCCCGGCATCAAGATGCGCTGAATCATGACGAGCCGACGGATTTGCAGCATCAGCGGAGCTAAACCGCCAATACCGGCGCGACTTCCGAAGTAAGGTCAAACATCTTCCCGCCTATGAAAGGCCGGGCAGCGCATACAGGAGGATAACGACATGAACAAGCCCAACAACGTACCGGTGCCTAACCCCGATTCCGACCGTAAAGCAGCGGCTCGCAACGCAATCACCAATCCGCCGCAAGAGCCAATGTCCGGTTCCAAAAAGACCAAGCAGCGCAATCACGTCAGCCACCTCAATCCGGAAGGATAGACGGATATGCAAAGAGCCCGTGCTCTCTATTCGAGAGACGGGTTCTTGGTTTGTTTGGAGGTAACTCTCCCCTCCCCGGCAGGCGGCCGTTCGCCAAATAAAAAAATCGCGGCCAAAAGACCGCGATGTTGATTTCGTATGGTCGAGACGACAGGATTTGAACCTGCGACCTCTTGCTCCCGAAGCAAGCGCTCTACCAAGCTGAGCCACGTCTCGATGTGCGATTATACTGCGTGAAATAAGATATGTTTCGGCAAGCATTAGTTATATTACCATACCCGTGGGACAATGTAAAGATGAAAATGAAACGAAAAGGAGAGCCCCAGAGGGCTCTCCTTGACGGTGGTTGATGGTTGAGTCGCTTCAATATTCACTGCGCTTAGAAATCTTGGAGCACCGCTTGCTTACCCCGATTATTTATCGTTGTTCGAATGCTCGAACGAAGGTAATGGGCGTGTGTGTTTAAGAGGTACTCTGCAGCACAACCCCTCGCTTCCTTGCTGAGTGTTTAGATCAGTTCCTCCTGCAGTCCTTGCACCAATTGGCCCAATGGAACCACACCTCTCTTCGCACCGTCGTAAATTATGATGCTCCCGATGCTTCGGGTTTATTCACATTATGTGATTCATATCGTGAGGAATTTCCATTAATGGCGCGAATTCGTTCCCAATCCGCTTCCGGATTGGATATCCTGCGAAAATAATCATTTGACAACAATAATAAAAACCCTTGCTGGGCAAGGGTTTCAGGGCACTATGTATGGCGCGCCCGATACGATTCGAACGTACGACCTGCAGTTTAGGAAACTGTCGCTCTATCCTGCTGAGCTACGGGCGCGCATCAAATCATATTATAACATGGGAGCTTTTGCGGGCGCAACCACAGCGGTTGGCATACGCAGCCTGGCAGGCATCGCAAGCGTCGATATCCGCGTTTCCAACAACGAAGCACTTCCTCAAAATACTCGCCCGCTCTCTTGCAGAAACAATCACAGGGACAATAGTTGAATACTTCTCAACTCCGTTCAGGATTTTTTATCCAGAATACCAATGGAAAAAATGAGCGTTTTATTACTTCTCAGAAGCACAAGTAGTTCCGAATACCCTAAATATCCTGTGTTTTGTCGAATTATGACAAAACTTTATCTGGTTTTGTCGACAGTTTCTAACAAAATATATCCTGTCTTAAAGGTATAATATAGTTAACCTTCAAGAAAAATACTCTAAGCGATAGGAGTGAAGCCTTAAGCGCAAAAGCCATGGATAAAACAACGATGCTGGAGCAACTGCAGATGCTGCGCCATAAGCTTCACGCCTGCGCGGAAGCTCGCGGAAGTCTGACCGATCCCGATGTAATCGCGATTAGCGAAGAGGCGGACCGTCTCATTTTGAAGCTGCAGTTGATGCAGCGGTACGAACTGTCGGCAGCGGAAAAGCCGAAACGCAAAGATCATAGCAGCGGTTCGCCCTCCGGCTCAAACCGTCTTTCCCCGAAGCTTGCGAAAAAATGAAGTGAGCAGCGATGCGCACTCTTCCTGCAGAACGCCGCTGGTCAGTTCCGTTTCGTGGTTGAAACGGGGCTCCTGAAGCAGGTTCATCAGCGTGCCGGCACATCCGGCCTTCGGATCGACCGTTCCGTACACCACTCGTTTCAATCGCGACTGGACAATGGCTCCGGCACACATGGGACATGGCTCCAGTGTGACATACAGCGTACAGTCAAGCAGTCTCCACGCCCCTAACGCTTCGCTGGCTTCGCGGATCGCGATCATTTCAGCGTGGGCGGTAGGGTCGTGGCTGGTTTCCCGCAAGTTATACCCTCTTCCGATAATTTGCCCGTCCTTGACGATTACCGCGCCGATAGGTACTTCCCTTAGCGCTTCCGCTTTATCCGCCTCGCCGATCGCTTCGGCCATCCATCTTTTATCTTCTTCTTCCCGAATCACTTGACGTTTAGCCCCCTCTTTCGTTCAAAATAACAGCCTTTGTCCCTTTTATTTTTTCATATCCCGCTACCCGGTTGCAAATGCTAATCTTGTAGGATGAATGATAGATTATCGACTTTATTCGCTGTCGAAAAAAGGCGTTTTGTGCCGCGAACAAGCATTCGTTGTTAACATGATGTGCACAAATATGTGGATAACCAACTTTTTATACACATATTTATCCCCAAAATTATCGAATTAATTGTGGACAATGTGGGTAAGTTGTGTGTAAAACCGCTGACAACCCTCTTTTATGTGGATAAATAGCGATTATTGTCGTTATAGTCCTCTCTTCAATACCCGCATCTGTTCATAACCGGAGCCGCCGCCCGGCTTTCCGCTAAGCTGCCAACAATGTTAAAATAGGACAAAGCAGGTATGGCGAACAGATCGATGACGGGGTGAGAAAGCAAGTTGCGGATAAATAAATGGATTAGCGAGACGGGCCATTGTTCCCGGCGCGAGGCGGATAAGCTTGTTGAAGGCGGTCAAGTGACCATCAACGGACAACCCGCACAGCTGGGCAGCCAGGTAGCGGACGGCGATGATGTGCGGGTGAACGGCCGCCGGATCGGCGTACACAAGCGGCATGTTTATATTGCGCTCAACAAACCGGTCGGCATTACGAGTACGACGGAGTCGCACGTGGAAGGAAACATCGTCGATTTCGTCGGCCACAGCGAGCGGATATTTCCAATAGGACGGCTGGATAAAGATTCCGAAGGACTCATTTTGTTGACCAATGACGGCGATATCGTCAACCGGATATTGCGGGCGGAAGGCAAGCATGAAAAAGAATACGTCGTCACGATCGACCGGCCGGTTACCGACGCCTTCGTAAAGGGGATGAGCACAGGCGTACGCGTGCTCGGCAGCATGACGCTCCCCTGCAAGGTGACCCGCGTCGCGGAACGCACATTCCGGATTGTGCTTACCGAAGGAAAAAACCGGCAAATACGGCGCATGTGCAGCGCATTCGGATACCGGGTACGGCGGCTGCGCCGCGTCCGGATCATGAACATTCATCTGGGCGACCTGCCGCCCGGCAAATGGCGGGACCTGTCCGACGACGAGCGCGGCGAGCTGTTTCGGCTGCTCGATTATAACGGAGGAGAATAACTCGAACGAACAAGGCAAAAAAACCGCCGTGTACGCTTCCGCAGTGGAGAGCGTTAGGCGGTTTTTCCGTTTATTGCATGGCAAACGCAGTCCAGACCGGCATGCAATGAATCGGCGTCACATGCGGCCAAGCCGATTCTGCCTGACGGGCAGCATTACCAAGTGGCACCGATGAAGGAACGTCAGCGTCGTCCACAATCAACTTACGTATACGCCCTGACGAAGCCCGCCCCGCTTTACGGCCGGCTTATGCCGGCCGAAACGTTTTGCTTTCGGGATGGGTCGGTATACTTGCGAATAATGGATACTTCGACGCGGCGGTTTTGGGAGCGGCCGATCGCCGATTCGTTGGAGGCGACGGGGCGGTACTCCCCGTAGCCGACTGCGCTGAACAGCTTCGGATCCAGCTTTTTGTTCGCCAGCATAATATCCATGAAACGAATGGCGCGGGTAGAGCTCAAATCCCAATTGGATTTGAACTCGGGAGTTGAGATCGGTTCGTTGTCCGTATGCCCCGATACGATAATCTCATAGCCCGGATACTGCTGCAGCATATTGGCGATCGATACCGCGAGCGAGCGCGAATTCGGCTTGACGACGGCACTGCCTGACGAGAAGAGCGCATTGTCGCTGATTGTGATCAGCAGCTGCGATTGGTTCAGCTTCGTCTGCAGCTGGGATGTAAGTCCGTTCTTCTTAATATATTGATCGAGCTGCTTTTTGAGTTTCTCCAGATTTTCCTGCTCTTTCTGAATCAGCTGCTGCAGGGTAAGATCCTGTGACCGTGCATCGGATTGAGCTTCACTGCTGTCTGTCTTATTGTCACGATTGGCGGAATTCGGCGTTTGACTGTCAAGCGATTTGTAGCT carries:
- a CDS encoding small acid-soluble spore protein P; translated protein: MNKPNNVPVPNPDSDRKAAARNAITNPPQEPMSGSKKTKQRNHVSHLNPEG
- a CDS encoding aspartyl-phosphate phosphatase Spo0E family protein — protein: MLEQLQMLRHKLHACAEARGSLTDPDVIAISEEADRLILKLQLMQRYELSAAEKPKRKDHSSGSPSGSNRLSPKLAKK
- the tadA gene encoding tRNA adenosine(34) deaminase TadA — translated: MIREEEDKRWMAEAIGEADKAEALREVPIGAVIVKDGQIIGRGYNLRETSHDPTAHAEMIAIREASEALGAWRLLDCTLYVTLEPCPMCAGAIVQSRLKRVVYGTVDPKAGCAGTLMNLLQEPRFNHETELTSGVLQEECASLLTSFFRKLRGKTV
- the rluF gene encoding 23S rRNA pseudouridine(2604) synthase RluF codes for the protein MRINKWISETGHCSRREADKLVEGGQVTINGQPAQLGSQVADGDDVRVNGRRIGVHKRHVYIALNKPVGITSTTESHVEGNIVDFVGHSERIFPIGRLDKDSEGLILLTNDGDIVNRILRAEGKHEKEYVVTIDRPVTDAFVKGMSTGVRVLGSMTLPCKVTRVAERTFRIVLTEGKNRQIRRMCSAFGYRVRRLRRVRIMNIHLGDLPPGKWRDLSDDERGELFRLLDYNGGE
- the motB gene encoding flagellar motor protein MotB — protein: MAKKHRHEAHEEHTDESWLIPYADLLTLLLALFIVLYAASTTDVKKFQEMSQAFNIALTGGNGVLESYKSLDSQTPNSANRDNKTDSSEAQSDARSQDLTLQQLIQKEQENLEKLKKQLDQYIKKNGLTSQLQTKLNQSQLLITISDNALFSSGSAVVKPNSRSLAVSIANMLQQYPGYEIIVSGHTDNEPISTPEFKSNWDLSSTRAIRFMDIMLANKKLDPKLFSAVGYGEYRPVASNESAIGRSQNRRVEVSIIRKYTDPSRKQNVSAGISRP